One window from the genome of Mycolicibacterium gadium encodes:
- a CDS encoding enoyl-CoA hydratase/isomerase family protein, whose protein sequence is MTDSAPTRTHPATLLIDRPHVGVVLLQLNRPKQLNAINEAMRDELIAALAAIGSDASVHAVVITGQGRGFCSGIDVRNFAPQALEASDPAIDRLRFQEAMAALPQAIWNLPQPVIAAVNGPCVGAGFALCLSSDIRICSTSATFGNGAILLGLSGAEMGMSYHLPRIVGTSVAADWMMTGRTVPAAEADRRGLVSQVVEPEQLMPRALELAQAIADLPPFGTQLTKRALQVNTDATGLGAALELENRNQVLSHATDEAEARRRPK, encoded by the coding sequence GTGACCGATTCCGCTCCCACCCGAACCCACCCGGCGACGCTGCTCATCGACCGGCCCCACGTCGGCGTTGTTCTGCTGCAACTCAATCGGCCCAAACAGCTCAACGCGATCAACGAGGCGATGCGCGACGAGTTGATTGCGGCGCTCGCCGCCATCGGCTCCGACGCATCGGTCCATGCCGTCGTGATCACCGGACAGGGGCGTGGATTCTGTTCGGGGATCGACGTCCGCAACTTCGCGCCGCAGGCGCTGGAGGCCTCCGATCCCGCGATCGACCGGTTGCGGTTCCAGGAAGCGATGGCCGCTCTGCCTCAGGCGATCTGGAATCTGCCACAGCCCGTCATCGCGGCGGTGAACGGCCCGTGCGTGGGCGCGGGCTTCGCGCTGTGCCTGTCGTCCGACATCCGGATCTGCTCGACGTCCGCGACGTTCGGCAACGGTGCGATTCTGCTCGGACTGTCCGGCGCCGAAATGGGCATGAGCTACCACCTGCCCCGGATCGTCGGAACGAGTGTCGCCGCTGACTGGATGATGACGGGTCGGACGGTACCGGCGGCCGAAGCCGACCGGCGCGGTCTGGTGAGCCAAGTGGTCGAGCCGGAGCAGCTGATGCCGCGGGCACTCGAACTCGCCCAAGCCATCGCGGACCTGCCGCCGTTCGGCACTCAGCTGACAAAACGCGCGCTTCAGGTCAACACCGACGCGACGGGTTTGGGCGCGGCACTGGAGCTCGAGAATCGCAACCAGGTGCTCAGCCACGCCACAGACGAAGCCGAGGCGCGGCGGCGACCGAAGTGA
- a CDS encoding acyl-CoA dehydrogenase family protein, translated as MAWDFSTDPEWTEQLAWVEQFVREECEPIDYVVKESHDLNDPVRQALIPPLQEIVKERGLWATHLGPHLGGPGYGQVKLALLNEILGRSECAPIVFGSQAPDSGNSEILAHYGTTELKERYLEPLLDNRIVSCFSMTEPQGGADPKVFTTTAVQDGDHWVIKGEKWYSSFASMASFIIVMAMTDPDAPPYQRYSMFVVPGDTPGINVLRDVGLGYQPPGGGREGYVRYENVRVPADHMLGPRGGAFVVAQTRLGGGRIHHAMRTVGLVRRIFDMLIERAVSRYTQGELLADKQMVQEMIADSWMEIEAYRLLTLQTAWKIDKYNDYKAVRGDISAVKAMMQKVLHDVSARALQLHGSLGTSHEMPFVQYMTESFVLGLADGPTEVHKVTLARLLLKDVKPAPDAFPSEHLLRLREAAEAKFADKLAGIART; from the coding sequence GTGGCGTGGGACTTCTCCACCGATCCCGAATGGACGGAGCAGCTGGCCTGGGTCGAGCAGTTCGTCCGCGAGGAATGCGAGCCCATCGACTACGTGGTCAAGGAGTCGCACGACCTCAATGACCCCGTGCGCCAAGCGCTGATCCCGCCACTGCAGGAGATCGTCAAAGAGCGCGGGCTGTGGGCCACCCACCTCGGCCCGCATCTCGGCGGACCCGGCTACGGACAGGTGAAACTCGCGCTGCTCAACGAGATTCTCGGACGATCGGAATGCGCACCGATAGTGTTCGGATCCCAGGCGCCCGACTCCGGGAACAGTGAGATTCTCGCGCACTACGGCACAACGGAACTCAAGGAACGGTATCTCGAGCCGCTGTTGGACAACCGGATCGTGTCGTGCTTCTCGATGACCGAGCCGCAGGGCGGTGCCGACCCCAAGGTGTTCACCACCACGGCAGTGCAAGACGGCGATCACTGGGTGATCAAAGGCGAGAAGTGGTATTCCTCGTTCGCATCGATGGCGTCGTTCATCATCGTGATGGCGATGACCGATCCCGACGCGCCGCCGTACCAACGCTATTCGATGTTCGTCGTGCCCGGAGACACCCCCGGCATCAACGTGCTGCGCGACGTCGGCCTCGGCTACCAGCCGCCAGGCGGCGGACGCGAAGGCTACGTGCGGTACGAGAACGTCCGGGTACCCGCCGACCACATGCTCGGTCCTCGCGGTGGTGCGTTCGTGGTGGCGCAGACCCGGCTGGGCGGCGGCCGCATCCACCACGCCATGCGCACAGTCGGACTCGTGCGGCGGATCTTCGACATGCTGATCGAGCGGGCCGTCTCGCGGTACACGCAGGGAGAGCTGCTCGCCGACAAGCAGATGGTGCAGGAGATGATCGCCGACTCGTGGATGGAAATCGAGGCCTACCGTCTGCTGACTCTCCAAACTGCCTGGAAGATCGACAAATACAACGACTATAAGGCCGTACGCGGCGATATCTCGGCGGTGAAGGCGATGATGCAGAAGGTGCTGCATGACGTCTCGGCACGCGCCCTGCAACTGCACGGATCGCTGGGCACCTCCCATGAGATGCCGTTCGTGCAGTACATGACGGAGTCGTTCGTGCTCGGGCTTGCCGACGGGCCGACCGAGGTGCACAAGGTGACCCTGGCGCGGCTGTTACTCAAGGACGTCAAGCCTGCACCGGACGCGTTCCCGTCCGAGCACCTGCTGCGGCTGCGGGAAGCCGCCGAGGCGAAGTTCGCCGACAAGCTCGCAGGTATTGCGCGTACTTAG
- a CDS encoding SDR family NAD(P)-dependent oxidoreductase, translating into MTCDGKVALVTGTSRGLGKAIAKRLAAEGATVALTARTAEPDPKYQGSLSQTLAEIEQSGGSAITVAADLAKPEDRERMFNEVVEKIGAPDILVNNAAVTFLRPLDEFPERRVRLMLEMHVLAPLHLTQMAIPAMRERKRGWVLNVTSVGGDLPDGPPFSAFDREAGFGIYGTVKAALNRLTKSLAAELYDDGIAVNAAAPSNPVATEGAGALDLAKTDTEDIELITQTAFVLCTGDPKTLTGRIAHTQPFLREIGWL; encoded by the coding sequence ATGACGTGTGACGGCAAGGTGGCCCTGGTCACCGGCACCAGCCGTGGGTTGGGGAAGGCGATCGCGAAGCGATTGGCCGCAGAGGGGGCCACCGTCGCCCTCACCGCACGCACCGCCGAACCCGACCCGAAATATCAAGGCTCCCTGAGCCAGACGCTGGCGGAAATCGAACAATCGGGCGGCTCGGCGATCACCGTCGCCGCCGACCTCGCCAAACCCGAGGACCGCGAACGGATGTTCAACGAAGTCGTGGAGAAGATCGGCGCTCCCGACATTCTCGTGAACAACGCGGCCGTCACGTTCCTGCGGCCACTCGACGAGTTCCCCGAACGTCGCGTGCGTCTGATGCTGGAAATGCACGTGCTGGCCCCACTGCACCTCACCCAAATGGCGATACCCGCAATGCGCGAGCGGAAGCGGGGGTGGGTCCTGAACGTGACATCCGTCGGCGGCGATCTGCCTGACGGACCGCCGTTCTCCGCGTTCGATCGCGAGGCGGGTTTCGGCATTTACGGCACAGTGAAGGCTGCGCTCAACCGGTTGACGAAAAGCCTTGCGGCCGAGCTGTACGACGACGGCATCGCCGTGAACGCCGCAGCACCGTCCAACCCCGTCGCCACCGAAGGCGCGGGCGCGCTCGACCTGGCGAAAACCGACACCGAGGACATCGAGCTCATCACGCAGACGGCCTTCGTGTTGTGCACGGGCGATCCGAAAACCCTGACCGGCCGTATCGCCCACACCCAGCCGTTCCTGCGTGAGATCGGCTGGCTGTGA
- a CDS encoding LLM class flavin-dependent oxidoreductase — protein sequence MKVQPAAYLRTTLPLDLSVLTQLDSGRYHSIWLPDHMVSFWPDSIWTPEFTDLATVSPSPHRHLDAMAVAAAAAVLTENVPLVTSVIDTVRRHPALLAQSALTIDHLAKGRFVLGLGSGETENTVPYGFDFAKPVSRFEEALHVIRLLWDSDGPVDFDGQFYHLRHARLDTEPYQGATPPIWIGASGPRTLEIVGRYADGWWPTGAWDPDDYAQKLATVRASAERAGRDPMAITPCYIQVCLIGRDAATLAQIVDAPLVKAFLLQVSAELLRSLGFEHPMGEHWRGYQDIDPATLTRERVVEFLDRVEPESILAVVPHGTPKQVAQKIKNYVDAGLRVPKILDYGGMAGLSHSAASAENVRDVEDELMRLCGDVR from the coding sequence GTGAAGGTCCAGCCCGCTGCGTACCTGCGCACCACACTTCCGCTGGATCTCTCGGTACTGACGCAGCTCGACAGCGGCCGTTACCACTCGATCTGGTTGCCCGATCACATGGTCAGCTTCTGGCCCGACTCGATCTGGACTCCTGAATTCACCGACCTGGCAACGGTTTCTCCGTCGCCGCACCGCCACCTCGACGCCATGGCGGTGGCCGCGGCGGCGGCAGTGCTGACCGAGAACGTACCGCTGGTCACCAGCGTGATCGATACCGTGCGCCGTCATCCGGCACTGCTTGCACAGAGCGCGCTCACCATCGACCATCTCGCCAAGGGCCGATTCGTGCTCGGCCTGGGCAGTGGCGAGACCGAGAACACCGTGCCCTACGGGTTCGACTTCGCCAAACCGGTCAGCCGATTCGAAGAGGCGCTGCACGTCATCCGGCTGCTTTGGGACAGCGACGGCCCGGTCGATTTCGACGGGCAGTTCTACCACCTGCGCCACGCCCGGCTCGACACCGAGCCGTATCAGGGTGCCACCCCGCCGATCTGGATCGGGGCAAGCGGGCCGCGAACCTTGGAGATCGTCGGCCGCTACGCCGACGGGTGGTGGCCCACCGGCGCCTGGGATCCCGACGACTACGCCCAAAAGCTCGCCACCGTAAGGGCTTCGGCGGAGCGCGCCGGCCGCGATCCGATGGCGATCACGCCGTGCTATATCCAGGTCTGCTTGATCGGCCGCGACGCCGCCACCCTCGCTCAGATCGTGGACGCGCCGCTCGTCAAGGCGTTCCTGCTGCAGGTATCCGCCGAGCTCCTGCGCAGCCTCGGCTTCGAACACCCGATGGGGGAGCACTGGCGTGGCTACCAGGACATCGACCCCGCGACACTGACCCGCGAGCGCGTCGTCGAGTTTCTCGACCGGGTCGAGCCCGAATCAATCCTCGCGGTTGTCCCACACGGCACGCCGAAGCAGGTGGCGCAGAAGATCAAGAACTATGTCGACGCGGGTCTTCGCGTGCCCAAGATCCTGGACTATGGCGGTATGGCCGGACTCTCGCACTCCGCCGCGTCCGCGGAGAACGTTCGCGACGTCGAGGACGAACTGATGCGCCTGTGCGGAGACGTCCGGTGA
- a CDS encoding sulfotransferase family protein translates to MSGALDATDMLSRAQAHTGLTDYGDATLPQRFATAVDLLKGIGLDADGRGRAEDVCHWLLTSRLEFFEDRNRYSIADEVIERPMFVTGEPRSGTTLMHALMSVDPDARALRFWEVMYPSPPPGIAGDDDPRRARADADWREINAQMPKWLHSHPYNDMLGDGLPEDERTWAFDFRVMTPTAWWRVPMQTVVGGLPTDDAAQYRIHRAMLQQFQYGRPRKQWVLKGFHGFRLREFFNCYPDATLLWLHRDPVQVAASRTMMMADILEGIVGPIDLQQAAKMHLELTRASIANTMTNPLTDDPRILHVRYTDFLADPVGTVGRYYEFRGQTMSTDARTEMRAYLENNPGDRHGKFRYSTKLLTDIGADLEALHEEFRPFRDRFGVAIEQRR, encoded by the coding sequence GTGAGTGGCGCGCTCGACGCGACGGACATGTTGAGCCGGGCGCAGGCCCACACTGGATTGACGGACTACGGCGACGCCACGCTGCCGCAGCGATTCGCCACGGCCGTCGACCTTCTCAAGGGCATCGGCTTGGACGCCGACGGTAGGGGGCGGGCCGAGGACGTTTGTCACTGGCTGCTCACCTCACGACTGGAGTTCTTCGAGGACCGAAACCGGTATTCGATCGCCGACGAAGTGATCGAGCGGCCCATGTTCGTGACCGGCGAACCGCGCTCGGGCACGACCCTGATGCACGCCCTGATGTCGGTGGATCCCGACGCGCGCGCTCTGCGGTTCTGGGAGGTGATGTATCCGTCCCCGCCACCCGGAATCGCCGGCGATGACGACCCTCGCCGGGCGCGCGCCGATGCCGACTGGCGCGAGATCAACGCACAGATGCCGAAATGGCTGCACAGCCATCCCTACAACGACATGCTCGGCGACGGATTGCCCGAGGACGAACGCACCTGGGCCTTCGACTTCCGCGTCATGACACCGACCGCGTGGTGGCGGGTTCCGATGCAGACGGTGGTCGGGGGTCTGCCCACCGACGATGCCGCGCAGTACCGCATCCATAGGGCGATGCTGCAACAGTTCCAGTACGGACGCCCGCGCAAGCAGTGGGTTCTGAAGGGGTTCCACGGCTTTCGTCTGCGGGAGTTCTTCAACTGCTATCCGGACGCGACCCTGCTGTGGCTGCACCGAGACCCCGTGCAGGTCGCCGCCTCGCGCACGATGATGATGGCCGACATCCTCGAAGGCATCGTCGGCCCGATCGACCTACAGCAGGCGGCGAAAATGCATCTCGAGCTGACGCGGGCAAGCATCGCCAACACCATGACCAACCCGCTCACCGACGATCCCCGGATCCTGCACGTGCGCTACACCGACTTTCTCGCCGACCCTGTCGGCACCGTCGGCCGTTACTACGAATTCCGCGGCCAGACCATGAGCACCGATGCCCGAACGGAGATGCGCGCCTACCTGGAGAACAATCCCGGCGACCGGCACGGGAAGTTCCGCTATTCGACCAAACTCCTCACCGACATCGGTGCCGATCTCGAGGCATTGCATGAGGAATTCCGGCCTTTCCGTGATCGATTCGGCGTCGCAATCGAACAGCGGAGGTAA
- a CDS encoding sugar phosphate isomerase/epimerase family protein encodes MHSRLSVHSVTFLGTPVAEQHSMWTTLGLTRLSLIDSQLDEPQLAQLIERHGYSVDTVYHLFESGDRLSRVIETAAALGTRVVYMLTGGRGELNWGQAAERFCAGVAPCVRVAEQAGVTLAIENASALYADIHIAHTLRDTVTLAEMAGIGVCIDLFHCWAEADLVGLVERALPRTLQIQLSDYVLGDRALPARAVPGDGTIPIEPFIRQVLAGGYRHGFDLELIGPRIEAEGRLDAARRGCETVSTMLKRLGA; translated from the coding sequence GTGCATAGTCGGCTATCGGTGCACAGTGTGACGTTTCTCGGCACGCCTGTCGCCGAGCAACATTCGATGTGGACCACCCTCGGACTCACCCGGCTGAGCCTGATCGACTCCCAACTCGATGAACCGCAACTGGCGCAACTCATCGAGCGACACGGCTACTCGGTCGACACGGTGTATCACCTGTTCGAGTCCGGCGACCGGTTGTCCCGCGTCATCGAGACCGCCGCCGCTCTCGGAACCCGCGTGGTGTACATGTTGACGGGCGGTCGCGGCGAATTGAACTGGGGTCAGGCCGCCGAACGCTTCTGCGCGGGGGTCGCCCCGTGTGTGCGGGTGGCGGAGCAGGCCGGTGTGACACTCGCCATCGAAAACGCCTCCGCTCTCTACGCGGACATCCACATCGCGCACACGCTGCGCGACACGGTCACCCTCGCCGAGATGGCGGGCATCGGTGTCTGTATCGACCTGTTCCACTGCTGGGCGGAAGCCGACCTCGTCGGTCTCGTCGAACGCGCGCTGCCGCGGACGCTGCAAATTCAGCTCAGCGACTACGTCCTCGGTGACCGGGCACTACCGGCCCGCGCCGTCCCGGGCGACGGGACGATCCCGATCGAGCCGTTCATCCGGCAGGTACTCGCCGGCGGCTACCGCCATGGCTTCGATCTGGAGCTGATCGGTCCGCGAATCGAGGCCGAGGGCCGTCTCGACGCGGCACGTCGCGGCTGCGAAACGGTATCGACAATGCTGAAGCGACTTGGCGCGTAG
- a CDS encoding DUF1214 domain-containing protein: MALGDGSDDAALHAAWIDFCERLKVAGARVFKDLNPTSGLQRADGFRFLTQNLGQAFDLGLETRDPRYPAIHAFCNPTRKLGGDCADFVYQQAWIDGESTYRVVGNRGTARFLNITVQGPRPDGPGVLHEPFGDVPEANLFGHELTAEPDGSFEIHVGGEQRGANWLPTTAGSRKLFIRQGFDSWEERPARLQIERVDMATPKPPATPESMIDAMGWAGDFVTGLMDDWPEFPFRYGGVDAANPNRFPAAGAIAADAKRGRAATNMHWVLAADEALIIEFDAHDGLWMFTNMGVFFNSMDYLYRPVSYTPSRTAVDGDGKVRLVLAHDDPGYHNWVDTQGFERGNITYRHMLAGEPAELHTRVVKRAQLVDALPPDSATVTAAERVAQMWARFNGIRQRYNL, translated from the coding sequence ATGGCGCTTGGAGACGGTTCTGATGACGCCGCGCTGCACGCCGCGTGGATCGACTTCTGCGAACGTCTCAAGGTCGCCGGCGCACGGGTCTTCAAGGATCTGAACCCCACCTCGGGTCTGCAGCGGGCCGACGGCTTCCGGTTCCTGACCCAGAACCTCGGCCAGGCCTTCGATCTGGGGCTGGAGACCAGGGACCCTCGTTATCCGGCGATTCATGCGTTCTGCAATCCCACGCGCAAGCTCGGCGGCGACTGCGCCGACTTCGTCTATCAGCAGGCGTGGATCGACGGCGAGTCGACGTATCGCGTCGTCGGCAACCGCGGCACCGCACGATTTCTCAACATCACCGTGCAGGGGCCGCGCCCTGACGGTCCTGGCGTACTCCACGAACCATTCGGAGACGTGCCGGAGGCCAATCTGTTCGGCCACGAGCTCACCGCCGAACCCGACGGCAGTTTCGAGATTCACGTCGGCGGCGAACAGCGTGGCGCGAATTGGCTGCCCACCACGGCGGGGTCGCGCAAGTTGTTCATCCGCCAGGGTTTCGACTCCTGGGAGGAGCGGCCGGCTCGCCTGCAAATAGAACGAGTCGACATGGCTACTCCCAAGCCTCCGGCGACTCCTGAGTCGATGATCGACGCGATGGGCTGGGCGGGTGACTTCGTCACCGGCCTGATGGACGACTGGCCGGAGTTCCCGTTCCGCTACGGCGGGGTGGACGCCGCGAATCCCAACCGCTTCCCGGCCGCCGGCGCGATCGCCGCCGATGCGAAACGCGGTCGCGCCGCGACCAATATGCATTGGGTACTGGCCGCCGACGAAGCGCTCATCATCGAGTTCGACGCGCATGACGGCTTGTGGATGTTCACCAACATGGGCGTGTTCTTCAACAGCATGGACTACCTCTACCGGCCGGTGAGTTACACGCCGAGCCGCACCGCGGTGGACGGCGACGGCAAGGTCCGGCTGGTCCTGGCGCACGACGATCCGGGATATCACAACTGGGTCGACACGCAGGGATTCGAGCGGGGCAACATCACGTACCGGCACATGCTGGCGGGCGAGCCGGCCGAGTTGCACACCCGGGTGGTCAAGCGCGCGCAGCTGGTCGATGCGCTGCCACCTGACTCTGCGACCGTCACCGCCGCCGAGCGCGTCGCGCAGATGTGGGCTCGCTTCAACGGAATTCGGCAGCGCTACAACCTGTGA